The Candidatus Fusobacterium pullicola sequence CAAAAGCAGATGCTCTTAATAATGCTCTAAATTGAGTTTTTAAGATTTCAGGTCTATCTAAGCAAACTCTGATTGCTCTCCATCCAAGGAATGGATTTTCCTCTTTTGGTAATTGCATGTATGGAAGAGATTTGTCTCCACCGATATCCATAGTTCTTATAGTTACAGGTTTTCCTTCCATTTTTTCAGCAACTATCTTATAAGCTTCGAATTGCTCATCTTCTGTTGGGAATCTGTCGTTGTTCATGAATAAGAACTCAGTTCTGTATAGTCCTATTCCTTGAGCTCCGTTTCTTAATACTCCATCGATATCTTTTGGTGATCCAATATTAGCCCAAGCTCCTACTTTTACCCCATCTTTTGATATAGCTTCTTTATCTTTTAATTGTTTTAATAACTCTTTCTCAGCAAAGAAAGCTTCCCTCTTCTCTTGATATTTAGCTACTTCTTCTGCAGTAGGATTAATTATGATATCTCCTTTAAGAGCATCAACTATAACGTTATCTCCACTCTTAACTAATGAACAGATATTTCCTGTTCCAACTACTGCTGGTAACTCTAATGATCTAGCCATGATAGATGAGTGAGCTGTCTTTCCACCTATTTCAGTTATGAAAGCAACTACGTTTTGTAGATCTATTTGAGCTGTATCAGATGGAGTTAAGTCTTTAGCAGCTATTACTGTGTTTGGAGGTAATGAACCTAAATCTAATATCTCAACACCAGCTACGTTGTATAACCATCTTTTTCCGATATCTCTTAAGTCTGCTGCTCTCTCTCTTAAGTACTCATCTTCTAAGTTAGCAAGCATATCACAGTAATCGTCAATACCTCTTTGAAGAGCTGCCTCAGCACATATCTCTTCATCTTTTATGATATCTACAACTTCATCAAATAAGTCTTCATCTTCTAGTAATGTAATATGTCCATCAAATATAGCAGCCTTATCTTCACCTAATTTTTGTGCAGTTTTTTCTCTGATTTTTAATAGTTGCTCTTTTGATTTTTCTCTACCATTTAGTAATCTCTCTTTTTCGCAATCAGCATCACATTTTCTTTTTGAGTCAATTACTAATTCTTGTTCTTGATATAAAAATACTTTTCCTATTGCTATTCCAGGAGATGCTTCAATACCCTTAACTATTTTACTCATATTTTTTCCTCACATTCATTATTCGTAAATTTTTTAAAAAAAAGAAGGTACTTCTTACAAGTACCTTCCATCATAAAATTAGTCCTTTAAGTTTGCTAGAAGGTCTCCTAATTTTTCAACTGCTTCAGCTTCGTCAGCACCTTCAGCGTATACAGTTACTTTAGTACCTTTTTTTATTCCTAATGAAAGTAGCTTTAATAGAGATGTTCCTTTAACTTTCTTTCCAGCTTCGTTTTCAACTTCTATTTGAGAAGAAAAAGTTTTAGCTAAGCTAACGAACTCATTTCCTGGTCTTGTATGTAATCCAGTTTCGTTTGTAATTTCAACAGTTTTACTTGTCATGTTTCTTCCACCC is a genomic window containing:
- the ptsP gene encoding phosphoenolpyruvate--protein phosphotransferase, translating into MSKIVKGIEASPGIAIGKVFLYQEQELVIDSKRKCDADCEKERLLNGREKSKEQLLKIREKTAQKLGEDKAAIFDGHITLLEDEDLFDEVVDIIKDEEICAEAALQRGIDDYCDMLANLEDEYLRERAADLRDIGKRWLYNVAGVEILDLGSLPPNTVIAAKDLTPSDTAQIDLQNVVAFITEIGGKTAHSSIMARSLELPAVVGTGNICSLVKSGDNVIVDALKGDIIINPTAEEVAKYQEKREAFFAEKELLKQLKDKEAISKDGVKVGAWANIGSPKDIDGVLRNGAQGIGLYRTEFLFMNNDRFPTEDEQFEAYKIVAEKMEGKPVTIRTMDIGGDKSLPYMQLPKEENPFLGWRAIRVCLDRPEILKTQFRALLRASAFGYIKIMLPMIMDITEIRRARAILEECKAELRAEGAKFDENIALGIMVETPAVAFRARSFAEEVDFFSIGTNDLTQYTLAVDRGNENISHLYNTYNPTVLEAIRMAIKGAHEAGITISMCGEFAGDENATAILFGMGLDAFSMSAISVPRIKKNIMALEKAKCEALVEEVMAQKTPEEVLAIVKKFNKENLK
- a CDS encoding HPr family phosphocarrier protein, which codes for MTSKTVEITNETGLHTRPGNEFVSLAKTFSSQIEVENEAGKKVKGTSLLKLLSLGIKKGTKVTVYAEGADEAEAVEKLGDLLANLKD